The following are encoded in a window of Sebastes umbrosus isolate fSebUmb1 chromosome 7, fSebUmb1.pri, whole genome shotgun sequence genomic DNA:
- the ppm1da gene encoding protein phosphatase, Mg2+/Mn2+ dependent, 1Da codes for MDNALLMRVSVFTDQGGRKYMEDVTEVIVEPEPGDDEPMSGEPEESSDTVVPLAAVTHHPHRNRGPGVSPQVAPCEPLREQSILVETSLPGGPSLPPLLAEPSTGSPSRRSVAFFAVFDGHGGREAAQFAREYLWELMKKQRGFWSDCDREVCAAIRKGFIACHHAMWKKLPEWPKTLTGLPSTSGTTASVVVIRGNRMYVAHVGDSAVVLGVQDDPTDPFIRAVEVTQDHKPELPRERERIEGLGGSVIKKSGVNRVVWKRPRLSHNGPVRRSTIIDQIPFLAVARALGDLWSYDFYSGEFVVSPEPDTSVVTLDPRKHRYIILGSDGLWNMVPPQEAISMCQNNDEAMAPCGVSSARQLVSHALLRWRQRMLRADNTSAIVIALQEPGSSQDTLHHEEVLLDLAKVSQCPPTSISRADTPLLQRPLEEDSPSAMCELLPTLERRDGLSGSNSLYHLYLSDPFSLTPLFPNSSAELPSQSSPTDRTVGSRTPNSKRTIDGSPSPSPSPSPSPSPSPSPSPSPSSGRSAKKARRRTAHRPPLVQHNADKKQKESNNVSPILQQHNKTTVCVC; via the exons ATGGATAACGCGTTACTGATGCGAGTGAGTGTGTTCACCGACCAAGGAGGCAGGAAATACATGGAGGACGTGACCGAAGTCATAGTGGAGCCCGAGCCGGGAGACGACGAGCCGATGTCGGGTGAGCCAGAGGAGAGCAGCGACACGGTGGTTCCTCTGGCTGCGGTCACACATCATCCACACCGGAACCGTGGACCCGGTGTGTCCCCGCAGGTTGCACCGTGTGAACCTCTACGAGAGCAAAGTATATTAGTGGAGACGTCTTTACCGGGAGGTCCGAGCCTCCCGCCGCTGCTAGCCGAGCCGAGCACCGGGAGTCCTTCCCGCCGCTCCGTCGCGTTCTTCGCGGTGTTCGACGGGCACGGAGGTCGGGAGGCTGCGCAGTTTGCCCGGGAGTACCTGTGGGAGCTGATGAAGAAGCAGCGGGGCTTCTGGTCCGACTGCGACCGGGAGGTCTGCGCGGCTATACGCAAAGGATTCATAGCCTGCCACCACGCCATGTGGAAGAAGCTAC CTGAATGGCCAAAGACACTCACTGGCCTTCCCAGCACATCGGGCACCACAGCTAGCGTAGTGGTCATCCGAGGAAACCGCATGTATGTGGCCCACGTTGGGGACTCGGCAGTGGTTCTAGGGGTCCAGGATGACCCCACAGACCCATTCATCAGAGCTGTGGAAGTCACACAAGACCACAAACCAGAACTAcccagagagagggagcgtATTGAAGGTCTGGGAGGGAG TGTTATCAAGAAATCTGGAGTGAACCGGGTCGTCTGGAAGAGGCCGAGGCTGAGTCACAACGGCCCAGTCCGTCGGAGCACCATCATTGACCAGATACCATTCTTGGCAGTAGCCCGAGCTCTAG GTGATCTGTGGAGCTATGACTTCTACAGCGGGGAGTTTGTGGTTTCTCCAGAGCCAGACACTAGTGTGGTGACCCTTGACCCCAGAAAACACCGCTACATCATCCTGGGCAGCGATGGTCTGTGGAACATGGTGCCACCTCAAGAGGCTATCTCCATGTGTCAAAACAACGACGAGGCAATG GCACCATGCGGGGTATCGAGTGCACGGCAGCTGGTCAGCCACGCTCTGCTGCGGTGGCGCCAGCGCATGTTACGAGCTGACAACACCAGCGCCATCGTTATCGCCCTGCAGGAGCCTGGGTCCTCCCAGGACACGCTGCACCATGAGGAGGTGCTGCTTGACCTGGCCAAGGTGTCCCAGTGTCCTCCCACCTCCATATCTCGCGCTGACACTCCTCTCCTTCAG CGGCCTCTAGAGGAAGACTCTCCCTCTGCTATGTGTGAGCTCCTCCCTACCTTGGAGCGACGGGACGGACTATCAGGAAGCAACAGCCTGTACCACCTGTATCTGTCTGACCCGTTCAGTCTGACTCCACTGTTTCCAAACAGTAGTGCTGAGTTGCCCAGTCAGTCCAGTCCCACTGACAGGACAGTTGGCAGCAGGACACCCAACAGCAAAAGAACTATTGACggatcaccatcaccatcaccatcaccatcaccatcaccatcaccatcaccatcaccatcaccatcaccatcatcaggcCGGTCGGCTAAGAAGGCCCGACGCAGGACAGCTCACAGGCCGCCTCTGGTCCAACACAACGCAGATAAAAAACAGAAGGAGTCCAATAACGTCTCCCCAATTCTCCAACAGCATAACAagaccacagtgtgtgtgtgctga